The Paenibacillus sp. RC334 nucleotide sequence AGTGTATGTGGAGCATTTGCGAATTGGGGATGTTCTGCTGTTTCATATTGCGGGAGCCTATGGCTGGACGATTTCCCATCATGATTTTCTCAGCCATCCACATCCACATTTTTACTATATAAACTGAAATGAGAGTTACCTATAGCGCCACTACGCAGACGGATGGTGCTTCCCATCGTCCCCAGCCCCTGGATTTCTAAAATAAAGCCGATGATCAGGGTCGAAATCAGTCAAAGCAGCACTAACATTAAGGAGGAATGAATCCATATGAAATACACAACAAGCACGACCCCGGTGCTTTCATCCGAAGAAACAACGCTTTTGCAGAAGAAAAAGCAGGCTGAAAACCATGTCATGCAGGATCTCATCAATACATTGCTGACGGAAGGATTTTGGGAGCATGCCGATATTGAACTGCTGTCTATTTCGCAATGGCAAAGCTACTATACTACCGTCCATCCTGAATTAGGCGAGCTATTTTCTTTTGCCGATCCTGAAGCTATTGCGGATCCAAAAGGGGAAACCTCTCCAAACGGTCGTTATATAAGCCTTTACCGCTGGTGGGTGGATCGGGAACAGCAGCACAGTCTCATTTTTCCCGTACAAGCTGCAGTGGTTCAACCCTATCGCTATCTACAGTCGAGTGGTGTGTATGAAATTCGGCGGTGGTCAGAGGGTGGCGGGTTTAGTGCAGAATTGCTTCACCCCGTAACGCTGATGCAGCGTGTGATTGAGGGATGCCTGGATGAAGAATACCGTCAACAGGAGGGAGTGGGACGGTTTATCCAGCTACTAGAGCAATCCATTGAACAGACTACATGGTCGCTGGATAGCGGACTGACGGATGAAAATATACTGGAGAAATCGCCCTCAGAGGCTTTTCAACGATTGGAACAGTATTCTTCGCTGCGTGATCGTCCGTTTCACCCCGCATCCAAGGCCAAAACGGGCTTGAACGAGGAGGACTATCGCAAATATATCGCTGAATTTGGGCAAGACATCACGCTGAACTGGGTGGCGCTCCGAAAGGATGCGGTGATGACCGGAGTGGGAATCGCACAAGGGCCTCATTTTACGGACACAGAAACAGTAGCAGATGCAGTCAAATCGGACACACAGCGTCCATACGATGGGCAGCAGCCGGACGACCTTCTTCTGTCCAGCTCCGAGCGTCAGCTAGTAGAGCAGGAGATGCAGGAACGCGGATTAGCTGCGGATTATATTGCAATCCCCGTTCATCCGTGGCAGCTCACGTATATGCTACCCCAGCATTTACATACCGAGCAGGTGGACAAAGTATGGATTCCACTGGAAGTGAAGGCCGGAGCTTTTCAGGCAACCTCGTCTGTGCGCTCCCTGTCTCCCAAGGATGGCGGGCAGAATTATGTCAAGCTGCCGCTGGGCGTGTTTTCATTGGGGGCATCCCGCTATCTCCCTGCGGTAAAGCTGATTAACGGAGATCGCGGACAAGCCATGTTGCAGCAAGCCAAGACGCGTGACCCACAGCTTCAGGAACGCTTATTTTTATGCGATGAAGGCTCCTGGTGGGCCTATATGCCGGAAAATGGCAGCCTGTATGATGATCCACCCCGGCACTTGGCAGCGATGGCGCGGATTTATCCGCACGAATTGATCCATGATCCTGCTGTTCGCCTGATTCCCATGTCTGCGTTGGCCGCAAGTCAGCACCATTTTTTCCAGGAATGGGCGGCTGAGCGCGGACTTCCAGACACGGCAAAATCGGTAAAACAACTGTTCGGTGAAGTGTGCTCGGCATTTTTTGAAATCATGCTGCGCTTGTATCGGATCGGGCTTATGCCTGAAATCCATGGACAAAACTGTGTGCTGGTTTGGAAAAATGGAAAGATCGAGCACATTTTGCTACGTGACCATGACTCGGTACGTCTGCATCTGCCCTGGCTGACAGAGCAGGGAATAGCCGATCCTGAATACCAAATCCGGCCAGGCTATTCCAACAGCCTATATAATGAAACACCGAAGAAATTACTGTTCTACCTGCAAACCCTTGGCATTCAAGTCAATCTGTACGCCATTATAGATACTCTTTCCGATGTTTATGGTATAGACGAGTTCACTTTATGGTCTGTATTAAGGCATCAATTGGAAGAAGCGATTCATCGCGTGCCTTTCAAGGCTGCCGTTCGTCAGGAAATCGAGCATATTTTATTTGAAAAGCCGGACTGGCCACTCAAGCTACTGGTTAAGCCTTTGCTGGAGCAGTCTGGCGTACCCGGCAGCATGCCATCTGGTCAAAGCCGTATACAGAACCCGTTTCATCATTTATAAGCTTGAGCGCAATTCCATTTTGCAAAATCCGACCCAGTCTATATATAATGAAAAGAGTTCTCATAGAATCGAGAATAATTATCGATATATAGAAAGGCTGGGAGCCATGAATACGCAGGATCAATCCTTTACTTCATTTCTTTATAAACTGCAAGATATTCAGCATGTGTGCTCTGGTCGCTCTTCCTCCCGGCAAGAAACGTCTTTTCATACCTTGTTATTATTCAATGAAGGCGAAGGGGATATAGTCATTGATGGAATGACGTATCCTCTTTACCGTCAAAAGGGCTTTATGCTCGCTCCCGGCGCAGCCATGAAGCTCCATATGTTGTCCGGCGCTCCAGCGGATTATTACATCATCCGTTTTCTTGCATTACAGCCGTCCGGGGAGCCGGACCGTTACATACCCGCACCAGCGATTGGACCGCATGAATGGATCATTTCCCACTTTCGTTTTGTGATGGATATGGTCGAGGAGATCAAGAGGAAGCATCATTGTAATAGCGTGTGGGACCAAATGAAGGCCAACATTGTATTTCAGGAAATGCTGATGTCCTTGTTTCAGCATACGAGCCGTGATCAGAAGCCCGATGTGCAGCAGGCGGTGACGCTGACCCATCATTATATGGAGCAGCACTATGCCTCTGATATTACGCGGGACAAGCTGGCGGAGCTGGCAGGGATGAGCGCTGATTATTATTCACGTATGTTCAAAAAATTGATTGGCAAAAGCCCGATGGAATATTTGACGGACATTCGTATCAATCATGCGAAGCAGGCGCTGGTGCTTACCCGTGATTCCTTTCGTTCTATTGCTCACGGTGCCGGTTTTAGCGATGAATTCTATTTTAGCCGCAAATTTAAAGCTGCCACAGGACGCTCCCCCTCAGCCTACGTGAATACAATCCGTTATTCGGATAAAATCGCTTCGCTCAAGCATCTGTTAACCGGACATTTGGTGGCATTGGGCATTGAGCCGTATGCGGCGGTCATCAACAAGGCTTATCCTGTCACCGAGGGCTTCCGCAATACCATTTCGGTGGGTGAGGTTCAGCCCGACCTGGAGAAGCTGATGTCAGCCCGGCCTGATCTGATTTTAACCTGTGAGTTTAGAGATTTTGAGAAGTCGAAAAAGGAAAAAATGTACGAGCAGATTGCGCCCACCGTCACCGTGCCCTTTTTTCAAAACTGGCGCACTCATTTTCAGTCGATTGCCCGTATTGTCGGCAAGGATGCGGAAGCGGTGGAATGGCTGGAACGGTATGAAACGAAGGCTGCGACCATTTCTCGAAAGCTCAGGCAAAAGATCGGCGGGGAGACGGTGCTAATCGTCGGAGTGGGGAACCAGAAAATGTGTGTGTATGGACAGCGGAATGTGGGAACGGTGCTATACGGGGATTTAAAGCTGGCTATGCCTGCGGGAGTGGAGGATATTGCCCATTACCGTGAGGTGACGGTGGACGATCTGGCTGAATATGATGCGGATCGCATCATACTGACGTGTTTCCGCCATTATGGAAATGCCTGTGAAGAACAAACGATTCAGCAGGAATGTCTGGCACTGTGGCGCTCTCCTGAATGGCAGAAGCTAAAGGCGGTGCAAAGCGGAGCCGTAC carries:
- a CDS encoding AraC family transcriptional regulator, whose protein sequence is MNTQDQSFTSFLYKLQDIQHVCSGRSSSRQETSFHTLLLFNEGEGDIVIDGMTYPLYRQKGFMLAPGAAMKLHMLSGAPADYYIIRFLALQPSGEPDRYIPAPAIGPHEWIISHFRFVMDMVEEIKRKHHCNSVWDQMKANIVFQEMLMSLFQHTSRDQKPDVQQAVTLTHHYMEQHYASDITRDKLAELAGMSADYYSRMFKKLIGKSPMEYLTDIRINHAKQALVLTRDSFRSIAHGAGFSDEFYFSRKFKAATGRSPSAYVNTIRYSDKIASLKHLLTGHLVALGIEPYAAVINKAYPVTEGFRNTISVGEVQPDLEKLMSARPDLILTCEFRDFEKSKKEKMYEQIAPTVTVPFFQNWRTHFQSIARIVGKDAEAVEWLERYETKAATISRKLRQKIGGETVLIVGVGNQKMCVYGQRNVGTVLYGDLKLAMPAGVEDIAHYREVTVDDLAEYDADRIILTCFRHYGNACEEQTIQQECLALWRSPEWQKLKAVQSGAVHHMCDSRHLYTCYTSLSHDLLLDKTVTLLLSDSSK
- a CDS encoding IucA/IucC family protein — encoded protein: MKYTTSTTPVLSSEETTLLQKKKQAENHVMQDLINTLLTEGFWEHADIELLSISQWQSYYTTVHPELGELFSFADPEAIADPKGETSPNGRYISLYRWWVDREQQHSLIFPVQAAVVQPYRYLQSSGVYEIRRWSEGGGFSAELLHPVTLMQRVIEGCLDEEYRQQEGVGRFIQLLEQSIEQTTWSLDSGLTDENILEKSPSEAFQRLEQYSSLRDRPFHPASKAKTGLNEEDYRKYIAEFGQDITLNWVALRKDAVMTGVGIAQGPHFTDTETVADAVKSDTQRPYDGQQPDDLLLSSSERQLVEQEMQERGLAADYIAIPVHPWQLTYMLPQHLHTEQVDKVWIPLEVKAGAFQATSSVRSLSPKDGGQNYVKLPLGVFSLGASRYLPAVKLINGDRGQAMLQQAKTRDPQLQERLFLCDEGSWWAYMPENGSLYDDPPRHLAAMARIYPHELIHDPAVRLIPMSALAASQHHFFQEWAAERGLPDTAKSVKQLFGEVCSAFFEIMLRLYRIGLMPEIHGQNCVLVWKNGKIEHILLRDHDSVRLHLPWLTEQGIADPEYQIRPGYSNSLYNETPKKLLFYLQTLGIQVNLYAIIDTLSDVYGIDEFTLWSVLRHQLEEAIHRVPFKAAVRQEIEHILFEKPDWPLKLLVKPLLEQSGVPGSMPSGQSRIQNPFHHL